From Vigna unguiculata cultivar IT97K-499-35 chromosome 5, ASM411807v1, whole genome shotgun sequence, the proteins below share one genomic window:
- the LOC114183037 gene encoding S-protein homolog 20-like — protein sequence MNGCDEMFIYREGVKRRSGRRWKKMSSSGRSVSMVWVFMLILSMVKNGMGEKVVVRATNSLGENVNLDIECTVDEGPPITLIPGTSHQWNYFFDKEFICFFQWFGAQSSGYHSFDMFVKSRDKASNLSWFIKPDGPCRVAPDGSSLCFPWRT from the coding sequence ATGAATGGTTGTGATGAGATGTTTATATATAGAGAGGGTGTAAAGAGAAGAAGTGGTAGAAGGTGGAAGAAAATGAGTTCATCTGGTAGAAGTGTGTCAATGGTATGGGTGTTTATGTTGATATTATCGATGGTGAAGAATGGTATGGGAGAGAAAGTTGTGGTTAGGGCTACGAATTCTTTGGGAGAAAATGTGAACTTAGACATTGAATGCACCGTTGATGAAGGTCCACCCATTACTCTCATCCCTGGAACTTCTCATCAATGGAACTATTTCTTTGATAAGGAATTCATATGTTTCTTTCAGTGGTTTGGTGCCCAAAGCTCCGGCTATCACTCATTTGATATGTTCGTAAAATCTAGGGATAAGGCTTCCAACCTTTCGTGGTTTATAAAACCAGATGGACCATGTAGGGTTGCACCTGATGGATCCTCTCTTTGCTTTCCCTGGAGAACTTag
- the LOC114183816 gene encoding uncharacterized protein LOC114183816, with protein sequence MTVTKTSKKTGAPQIVKLNKALKLAELWVNNMSKDDDDHRTKADLESRPAGLGLGAKVSRQSKFVPSDDPVEKKLYAKLTAEKRKAANIAKESATIARDGLDDDEDSEDLDSRTNAFAKRKATAPLASSILRNKKQK encoded by the exons ATGACTGTCACAAAAACATCCAAGAAAACTGGTGCTCCCCAAATTGTTAAGTTGAACAAGGCATTGAAATTG GCCGAGTTATGGGTAAATAATATGAGCaaagatgatgatgatcatAGAACAAAGGCGGATTTAGAGAGTAGACCTGCCGG GCTTGGTCTAGGTGCAAAAGTTTCACGCCAATCAAAATTTGTTCCTTCCGATGACCCTGTCGAAAAGAAGTTGTATGCCAAATTGACAgctgaaaaaagaaaagcagCCAATATTGCTAAGGAGTCTGCCACAATTGCGAGAGATGGTTTAGATGACGACGAAGACAGCGAGGACTTAGATAGCAGAACTAATGCGTTTGCTAAGAGGAAGGCAACGGCACCTTTGGCATCATCTATATTGCGAAATAAGAAGCAGAAGTGA